The Amblyomma americanum isolate KBUSLIRL-KWMA chromosome 5, ASM5285725v1, whole genome shotgun sequence genome window below encodes:
- the LOC144134282 gene encoding uncharacterized protein LOC144134282, translated as MSWTWRFLLIFGSFWIADGCHHKHHGFHDKFKCGGPFLRDGFKCKNFESFKFFFGVCCGDRCIVPPEHNPCTSGPKSTAPKPTVPESTAPESTASESTVPTTPEPESTEATAPPSFCFDACDRPCVPRECGSKPTEDCRKRCVTKCASACGMDDKPGSRPQDPDQYKPNQL; from the exons ATGTCGTGGACATGGAGATTTTTGCTCATCTTTG GAAGCTTTTGGATTGCTGACGGCTGTCACCATAAGCACCACGGTTTTCAC GACAAGTTCAAGTGCGGTGGCCCCTTCCTTCGCGACGGTTTCAAGTGCAAG AACTTCGAGTCGTTCAAGTTCTTCttcggcgtctgctgcggagATCGTTGCATCGTCCCACCCGAGCACAACCCGTGCACATCGGGGCCCAAGTCGACCGCGCCCAAGCCGACTGTGCCCGAGTCGACCGCGCCCGAGTCGACCGCGTCCGAGTCGACCGTGCCCACGACGCCCGAGCCCGAGTCGACCGAGGCGACCGCACCGCCATCCTTTTGCTTCGACGCTTGCGACAGGCCGTGCGTTCCGCGGGAGTGCGGCAGCAAGCCCACGGAAGACTGTCGCAAGCGGTGcgtcaccaagtgcgcctccgcCTGCGGCATGGACGACAAACCGGGTTCTCGGCCGCAGGATCCAGACCAGTACAAGCCGAACCAGCTATGA